AGGATCCAACATTTTGTGCAGAATTTAAAAAGTGCATGTATGGTAAGTGGCATCCCGATGAGTTCGAGCTCCGTTGGGCTAAGATGGTAGATACTTTTGGTCTGCAAAATAATGACTGGGTTAGCATTCAATATGCTAGGAAGAAAAATTGGGCTAGCTCTTACTTGATGGATAAATTTTGTGTTGGGTTTAGGACTACCTCACAATGTGAGGGCATCAATAATTATGTGAAAATTTTCATTAACTCTTGTCATTGTCTGTTGAACTTGGTGACTAATCTTGAACGTGTTGTTTGAAATTACAGGAACAATGAAATGGTTGCCCAATTCAAGACTATCTATGGTGAAGCTGTGTTGACCACCGGTTTAACCAATCTTGAACATAGTGCTGCAGAAGCATACATGAAGGAAATATACGGGTTGGTTAAAAAGGAGATTCAGGCCATGGTTGCACTTGAGTTAATAAAAGATCGAAGTATATCCACAACAATGATTTATAAGGTGTATCATAATGAGAATAGGGATCGCTTGTACACTGTTATGTATGATCGCAATGACAAGAATATAGAGTGTGAATGCAAAAGATGGAATAGTGAGGGAATTCCTTGTAGACATATGTTTTGTGTCATGAAACGAGAAGGCTATAAAGAAATTCCAGAAAAGCTCATTTTAAAGAGATAGACTACGAAAGCAAAGCAATTTTTCAAAGAGACAAATGTTAGGCAAAGTAAGATCAAAAAAGAGATAGGGTATTTAATGCGATATGTAGCATTGTCTGTGGCCACCACTTGGATGTCTTTCATTGGAGCACAAGAGATTCTTCTTTTCCATCACACAATGAAAGAAGTGTGCATATTGACAAGAGAGATTAAAACAAAGATCTCAAAGAAGCAATGTACGGAGAAGGCACCTACACAGAGCATTATTGGTGACCCAAGCACTGTGAAGACAAAAGGTGCACCAAAACTGAAGAAAGATGAAAAAGGGAGGAGAAAGTGTAAAAATTATGGAAAAGAAGGTCACACAAAGAGGACTTGTTCTATTATTGGAAAAGAAGAAACCCAGGCAACGAATCAAGAATTGAACACCACAATTGATGAAGCTAAACTCATGAGGTTATGAGTGCTTCTAGCACACCTTACTTCTTACTCACACAAATAGTAATTTGTCTTTTTGTGGTCTTTTACATTATCGTACTTGCAATTGAATTGTCatgatgaaaattaaaaatgcaTGCTCCAATGAATTATGTAGTGACCTGGCGTGATAATTGCAAATAGCAGATAGATCCTATTGTAGCTTCACATATGTCGTCAGTCATCGGCAACACACCACCCAACGAAGATGTTGCTGGAAATACAAATGAGTTAAATGCAAGGTTTAGTGTTGTTAATTGCATTCCCCTAATATCCAACAACTTAAATGAAAACACCACAAGGGGTCTTATCGATGGATGCTACAGGTATGATTTATGCCTAAAGTAATCACAACTACAAAATTAGATTTTGATGAATTGTGCAATGGTTCACGAAATATGTCACTAGATTGGGGTTTGAAAGAAtattatttatgtttgtcttaGGTATTAAGGAGAATTGTAAGGTTAGTTATAAAGATAGTGGACTTTTATGAATATTCTTACAAAGGCATAAACATGGCTTATTAGGTTATGCACTGGATTGGAGTTTGAAAGCATGTTATTTATGTTTGACTTAGGAGTTAGGAATTATTCTGTGGTTGATTGTCCTAGTAGAAAGAACTCTGGTATTGAATTATTCAAAATCCATATCATGttcactggtgcacgaaattgcaatcacacttttgtaatctgaacaactaaccagcaagtgcactgggtcgtccaagtaataccttatgtgagtaaggatcgatcccacggagattgttggtatgaagcaagctatggttatcttattaatcttagtcaggatgccaataaggttctttgaatttaattgtaaaaagtgaaagtgtttggaataagtaattgttactcaataatggagaatatgttggagttttggagatgctttgttctctGAATTTCAGCTTTTCCCTTATCCTCCTcttcacacacgcaaggctccttccatggcaagctgtatgtagggcgtcaccgttgtcaatggctactttccatcctctcagtgaaaatggtccaaatgctctttcacagcacggctaatcatatgttggttctcgatcatgtcggaataggatccattgatccttttgcgtctgtcactacgaccaacaatcgcgagtttgaagctcgtcacagccattcaatcattgaatcctactcagaataccacagacaaggtttagactttccgggttctcatgaatgccgccattaattctagcttataccacgaagattctgattaagaaatctaagagatactcattcaatctgatgtagaacggaggtggttgtcaggcacacgttcatggattgaggaaggtgatgagtgtcatggatcatcaccttcttcatagtgaagcgcgaatgaacatcttagataggaacaagcgtgtttgaatggaaaacagaaataattagattaattcatcgagacgctgcagagctcctcatccccaacaatggggtttagagactcatgccgtcaaaaggtacaaaattcagatctaaaaatgtcatgagatacaaaataattctctaaaagttgtttaaatactaaactagtaacctaggtttacagaaaatgagtaaactaggatggatagtgcagaaatccacttctgggacccacttggtgtgtgctgggactgagacttaagcttctcacgtgcctgggttgtttctggagttgaacgccaggttctaacctgtttctagcgttgaactccaacttgcaacttgtttttggcgctgaacgctagactacaacatggaactggcgttaaacgctagtttacgtcatctatctttgcgcaaagtatggactattatatattgttggaaggccctggatgtctactttccaacccaattgagagcgcgccaattggacttctatagctccaaaaaattcatttcgagtgcagggaggtcagaatccaacagcatcagcagtcctttttcagcctaaatcagatttttgctcagcttcctcaatttcagtcagaaaatacctgaaatcacaaaaaaatacacaaactcatagtaaaatctagaaatatgaattttgcctaaaaactaataaaaatatactaaaaactaactaaaacatactaaaatctacatgaaattacccccaaaaagcgtataaaatatccgctcatcattcacttatgatatgatttaaataatttctttatgccaattttggatgtgtttttgTGTACAGATAATGCAAAATCATATGGCAAACATGTGATAAATGGACCCGTCAACATGGATGCCCAGTGAGATCATCAGCTGCAAATTTATTTTGCTTGTTTTTTCTATGCTTGAGTTTTATTATAAGACTTGGTGCAGCCTAGAATGAATTTGTCATTAGATTATTTGTGTGAGAAAATATATGCTATCTTAAATAAGGAAAAGTTGACAATGAATTAATGAAATTGTCTTTTTAAAGCTTAGTGCAGCTTATTTGTGAACACCTATTTTGACAAAAGATGAACTTAATCGCATTCAAACTTTCAAAATACAGTCAATTTCATATCGTTCCTTCAAATGTTAAAATGCAACTAGGACAATTGCCTAATGTTGCTAATGTCAAATTTCTCAACAATGAAGTACTGCATTTGTCATCTTTGAATCCCAATTTGTGATTGCAAGCTTCTTCATCTCCTCCACGATGGGGTTGCACCCTTGCATAACCAAGTCCGAAGCAATGTGCATACGGGTGTAATCATTCACAACCTGATTCTCCAATGGCTTCCATAGGTTTGACAGTATCATCCATTGTGCGACAATGATCCTGCAGTCATTACTGCGCCAAGTAAAGCAAATTTAATGGTCATTATTAAAAGCAAATTCATATTATTTATATGTAATCATTAAATGCAAAAGTGATCCACAAAAATCCTATACACACTTATACATTTTCTGTTGTAGAACTTTAGGTTCATCAAAATCACACAAGGTAATGGACTTGGTTTTAGCATTGGGCAACTTGTACAAGGACTCCTTGGATATTATGTTGTCTAGTAACTTTGTCTAGTGTCATAAATAATTGTAAAACTTTAGAAACATTTTATGCCAGAGTAATTTTAATTCCTTAAATACAATGAGAAATAATATAGTGCCCTACCACTGCCTCCATAGCATCCATTCGTGATGGCAACAGATTTTCACACTTTAGTGAATCCATGTAAGACACTTTCTCATAAAAGCGATCAACAACCATCAGAAACCAATGATCGTCGATATGTATGGGGACATATATCTGAAACTTATTGG
This sequence is a window from Arachis stenosperma cultivar V10309 chromosome 10, arast.V10309.gnm1.PFL2, whole genome shotgun sequence. Protein-coding genes within it:
- the LOC130957121 gene encoding protein FAR1-RELATED SEQUENCE 4-like, which produces MVDTFGLQNNDWVSIQYARKKNWASSYLMDKFCVGNNEMVAQFKTIYGEAVLTTGLTNLEHSAAEAYMKEIYGLVKKEIQAMVALELIKDRSISTTMIYKVYHNENRDRLYTVMYDRNDKNIECECKRWNSEGIPCRHMFCVMKREGYKEIPEKLILKR